In the Saccharococcus thermophilus genome, TCAAGGCCAATCGGCTTCTTTATCCAAAAGGCATTGCGGTTCAGGTGAGGGAGTTTGCCCGCTACATCGAACCGAAAGACACTCACCTCGTCACGGTGGGAGAAGAGCGTTATCGGGTTTATCGCTACGAAGGCTCTCTCAAAGGTCTCGATGATGCCGTGGTGCTGCTCGCTTGGAAAGCCGATCAGCCGATGACATCGGAACATCTTCACTGCGTCTTGAGCACCGACCGGGATCTAAGCGATGAAGAGATCTTGCGCTACTATGCCCAGCGTTGGTCGATCGAATGTTTTTTCCGTCAAGCGAAAGACCAGCTGAAACTCGATGGATACCGCGTTCGCGGACGTCGGGCGGTGAAACGCTACTGGATCTTGGTGCAGCTTGCTTACGTGTACAGCATGTTCGAGTCGAACAGCGATTTTTCTGATGGGCTCGATCTTCTGCGCAAGAGAAAAGGACATAGCCTCGTGGAGTTCATTTACCGTGCAGCGAAACAAAATATTCCCATTGATACCGTGAAAAAACAGCTCCACGTGGCATAAGGGGTACCCTGTTTGTCTCTTTTACATGGTAATTATTGTAATTAAAATTGCTCAACTACAGTATTATCTTTATTTTTTCAGAAATCAAATCGATTGTCAATTTACGTTTCATTGAACTGCACTTCTTCTATAATAGCTTGTAAATCAGAAAACGTAATGGGAAAAATGGCGTAATTTTCTTTTCGCTTCGCAACTTCTAACATATATTTCGGAGTTCCTTCTTTTTCCTCATCATAAACGATAAGTAAACCATCACTTTTTCGGACGATCCATTCATTTTTCCAGCGAAACTGTGCAGGACTTTCGTATGGCCGTTTTGTAATACTGTCGACAAAATCAGCTTGTGACACAATCCATTCATAATATTCACGATTCATTTCATTCCATCGTTCTTCTTGATTCAAAAACGGTGTAAGAATAGCAACTTGCAACTGGGGATATTCCATTCGTAAATCATACGCCGTTTCCGCTGCCCAAAGCTCTACCCCCAACTGTCCGCTAATGACAATCCATTCCAGTCCTTCATCTAACAGCGGAAGCAAACGTTGGCGAATCGCTAATTGGATATAGGAAACAGCCGGATGATTATTGGAAAAAATATTGAGCTCATACGGTTTATATCCTGTGACCGCAAGCACTCTCATGTTCTATACCCCTTTTCATTGTAAAAAACAGGAACCGCCTTGGCGGCTCCTGTTTTTTCGGGATTAATATCCCAACGGGAACGGAGTTGGGCCAGGTGGGAACGGACCTGGACCTGGGAAATGACAATGTTGGTTTGCTACTTCGTTGACAACCGACTCCGTATGCGGGAAATAATGTTGATGTTGGAAAAGATGATGGTTAACATGTGTCGTATGCGATGGATGAATGTGTGGTACGATCGTTGCTCCAAAATGATGTTGTACACAACATTGTGGTGGATGGATAATCGGTGCCACTACATGTGGTCTGCAAAACATACATCATTCTCCTTTCATTTCATAGGCTTCTCTTTTACAATACTAGCCTATGATGAAAGGAGCGGACTCGTACTAGTATAGATACCCATTTTTCCTATCTGTCGGAAATATACCGCTAACGCTACGTTAAATTGGTAAAAACGACAAACGTTAAACATATGACGATAAAAAACAAATAAAAGATTTTTTTATACATGCTACGCATCGCTTTCTCCCCGCCATTGTTTCATTATGATCGATTCCGATGAAATTGTACACATTTTTTATTTTTTCTACAAGATTCGAAATAGAAAAGTAAGTTTTTTTTATTTTCTGTCACATTTTGCGCTTGCCAAGGAAATATTTCTATCTAATTTCCCCCTGAGGCGCTCGATCCGTTTCGTCCACTCCGACTCTTTGGCGGCATCTCCTTGTTTATACGTGCGGAATAGCGTTTTCCACCGTTCATAGGCGCGGGTAGCGTAGCGATAAGCTTCATAAACATCGCGGAAATAATGTTCATACGCCTTAGCCAGCTCCAATCCGGCTTTTACCTTCCACGCGTCGCTTCCATGCTCCCATAGTTCCAGCCAAATCGCTTTGGCCTCTTCGTACCGTTTTTCTTTTTTATATAAAAGCGACAGCTGCCATTTTGCCTGCCACGCTTCTTTTGTTTCCTTTTCGCTGACATGATGGTACACCAGCTTGGCGACAGCTGTCTCTCCTAACGATTCCAGCCAGCGCGCCGTTTCCAGCTGCTCGAGCGCATCGTCTAGCCCTAAGGCGTCCAATAACTGATTGGATAAATGAATATAAAGGCAAATTAGCGATAAAATATCATGCTCGTTATGCCGGAAAACCGGAAAAATGCGGTCTGGATGCGGCGTAGACAGGAAATCGGCATACATCATCGGCGCCAAAAAGCCAGGGACATCTTCTTTCCGCTCCACTTGCAATATTTCTTTTTCCACTTCAGAAAGGCGAACCGATTCGAGTTTTTGTTTCCACATTCTCCTTGAGGCATGATATAAATCGAAATGGCCGAACGCAGGCAGCTTTGGAACGGCATCTCGAATCAGCGTATGTCGCGTTTTTACTTTCGGCCAATCGAACGCTTTCCCGTTATAGGTAACGAGCGTTGTATAATCGACTTCCGACAGGAAACTTTGGTATAAAGCCACTTCCGCCCCCGGATGCGGCAAAAAATGCTGCCGAACGACAACCCGGTCGGCGTACACGCGGGCATGGCCGAGCAAAAAAATGACATGCCCTGTTCCGCTGCTAAGCCCGGTTGTTTCCGTATCAAAGAAAAATAAATCGCTCGCTTCAAATCCTTTGCAGGAAAGCGGATGGTCAAAAGGTGCAGACTGCCACCGCTGATGGACATGATGCAATTCTCCAAGCTGGTAGCGGCCGTGCCGATAATCGAGCGGGTATACCACTTCGCGGATGAGGCAGTAATCCTCGTCAAAAAAGAACGGCTGCACTTGCTTATTTCGCCATTCATCCAAAAACGGAATTTCCAGGCTGCCCTGCTCTAAAGCAGGGGAGTCTGCATGTTCGGGAGAGGCGCCATGGCGGGATGCCAGCTGCTCCTTCCATCTCGCTAGTTTTTGCTTCATTGACATCGTGTTCATCCTTTCTCATTGGCTAGCAATTGTTGCAAAAAGGCAATGATGCGCTGTTTCGCCAAACGGTGCTGTCCCTCGACAATGCCGATGCAAGAAGGACAGCCGCTTTCACACGGGCAGTTTTCCACCCATTGCTTCACTTTTTCCATCATTTCATCATACCGTTCAAAAACGGCTTCCGATAAACCGACCCCGCCCGGATAACGGTCATAAACAAAAATCGTCGGCCTTCCCGAATGCGGTGCTTTTATTTGCGGCACGACATAAATATCCGACCGGTCGCACATGACAAACATCGGAACAAGATGACGGAGAACATTCGATATGCCAATCAAGACCTGCTCGAGCAGCGGCGCGTCGATATCAGACAGCTCTTCTCCCAGCTCGATCCATGTCGCCGATGTATGCAGCTCTTCTTCCGGCAAATGAATCGGTCCGGAACCGATGTTTTCAAATGTCGATAATTTGATTTTTTTAAAGATCGTCGCCATCGCCCTTACAGAAACCTCGCCATAATGCAGGCTTAACTGCCGCCTTTGCACGCTGCGGTCCTCTTCTAGAACATGAAGCTGCACCGCTAAATTGGCATCCGTGAAATATTCTACGTTCACTTCGCGGACATACGCCTTCTTTTCTTCCCAATCGAGCTTCTCTACTTGATATTGCACCCCTTCATGAAGATAAATCGCTTCCTCATGCAGCAATGTCATTGCGCTGAAACGGTCCATTTCGCCGATGACACGATGGTTCGCCGTTTCGGAAATATCGATAATGACGACATTTTCCTGCGAGGCGGAGCGCAGGCTGATGTTATGGGCCGGAAACGCATCGTTCATCCAATACCATTTGCCGGCGCGATAGTGCAAGACTTTTTGCTCTGCCAAAAACTCCAGCACTTCTTCCACTTCGAGGCCGCCAAACTTTTCCCCTTGTCGGAAAGGAAGTTCATATGCTGCGCATTTGAGATGATCGACGAGAATCAGCATGTTATCCGGGTTGATGCGCGCCGTCTCCGGAGAACGGTCCAAGAAATATTCCGGATGCCGCACAATGTATTGGTCAATCGGATTGGAGCTCGCCACCATAATGACGATGGAATCGCCATGGCGTCTTCCCGCCCGTCCGGCCTGCTGCCACGTGCTCGCTACGGTGCCAGGATAACCGGTCATGATGCATGCTTGCAGCTGGCCGATATCGACGCCAAGTTCAAGCGCGTTCGTACTCACCACTCCGATAATTTCCCCGCTGCGCAACCCTTTTTCGATCTCCCGTCTTTCTTTCGGCAAATAACCGCCGCGATAGCCGCGAATCGTTTTCGGTCCCAACCGGTCTTTCACCAGCTCCTGCAAATGGCTTAAAATCAACTCGACGCGCACGCGGCTGCGGGCGAAGACAATCGTTTGAATGCCATTTTCCAAAAACTGTTTTGCCAACCGGTTCACTTCCATCGTCGCGCTTTTGCGAATATTAAAAGACGGGTGGACAACCGGCGGATTATAAAAAACAAAATGTTTTCTTCCTCGCGGCGCCCCGTTGTTATCAATTAATGTCATTGATTCTCCCGTCAGACGTTCGGCCAGTTCTTTCGGATTGGCAATCGTCGCCGATGTGCAAATAAAGATCGGTTTGCTTCCGTAAAACGAACAGATGCGCTTTAAGCGGCGGATGACGTTGGCCACATGGCTGCCAAACACGCCGCGGTACGTATGGAGCTCATCGATGACAACATAGCGCAAGTTTTCAAATAAGGACACCCATTTCGTATGATGCGGCAAAATCGCCGAATGAAGCATATCAGGATTGGTAATGACAATATGGCCCGCCTGGCGAATTTTTTGGCGAATGCCTGGAGCGGTATCTCCATCATACGTATAGCTGTAAATCGGCACGCCCATTTCTTCAATGATTTCATTCAATTCGCTTTTTTGGTCTTGGGCGAGCGCTTTCGTCGGAAATAAATAAAGCGCGCGGCTATGTTCCGCTTCGACGATCGTCTGTAGCACAGGCAAATTATAGCAAAGCGTTTTCCCGGAAGCCGTCGGCGTCACGGCGACAATATGCTTACCGTTTCGCACCGCCTCGTACGCCGCCGCCTGATGGGTGTAAAGTGAAGCGATGCCTCGCTTTTCAAGCGCCGCTTTGAGGCGCACGTCCAGGCTATCTGGCATTGGAACCGTATTGGCTTCCTGCGGCTCGATTTCATGCCAATACACAACATTTGGATCTTTGCGCAATTGGTCGATTAATTCATGTAAGTTCTTTTTCTTCACATCCGCTCACCTCAACAATTTCACCTTTTTATTTTAATAGAAACAACGAGGAAATTGCCACGAAAAACGATGCACCATAAAAAATGCCCAGCCATTAAGACTGGACGGGCTTATTTTGCCGATATCCGAGCCGAGCGGATATTTGTTTGCCGATCATCTGAATGCGTTCCTGCAATGTTTGAATGCGTTCGTCTGTCATGCGAATCGTCGGGCCGGAGATGCTGACGGCGGCGATCACGCTGCCAGAGTAATCGAAAATCGGGACAGCGATGCAGCGAATGCCATATTCATTTTCCTCTAAATCCAACGCATATCCTTTTTGTTTTACTTTCTCTAATTCTTTAAGAAATTCATTTTTGTCCGTAATCGTAAAATCGGTATGCTTGGGCAAGCCTTTTCGATCGAGGATCTCTAATGCCACACGGGGCGGCAAATGGGCAAGAATCGCTTTTCCGACAGCGGTGCAATGCATTGGCGCCCGTTTTCCTACTTTGGAATGCATGCGCAACGTCTCTGTTCCCTCTAACTTTTCGATATAAATGACCTCGCCTTGGTCATACACGACAAGATGAATGACTTCATTCGTTTCTTTTTCCAACTCCCGTAAATACGGTTTTGCTTCTTTCCGTAAGTCAATCGATTCAAGCAATTTGGAACTCATTTCTAAAAATTTATAACCAAGTTTATACCGCTCGGTCTCTTTATCTTGCTCGATATAGCCATACTGAACAAGAGTTGATAAAATACGATAGACGGAACTTTTATTAATATCCATTTGATTTGCGATTTCGGTGACGCCTAGCCCATCTTTTTTTGAACTGACGATATCAATAATATGCAATGCCCGACTTACAGATTTTACTATATTTTCTTTTTCCATTGTGTTCACCTCGACTATTCCTTCGTCCACCGCCATTATACACCAATTGCCGGGCATTTCACATATAGTGGTACGATTTGCGTCATAACATGTTTTCTCCCGTTTTCGGGCCGTTACAAACGTGTTTCGAAGCGTGATCATTCTGCAATTTCGCATTCATCACAGCGTCGGCGCCAACCAATTCGGCGCCGACTTAGCTTCCTGTTAAAATAACCTCTTACGGTTTCAATGTAGAAATCATTTTGCTAATTAGAGTAATCATCTATTCTGTCTTTTCAACTTCGTTTAAGCAAATTTCATTGTACTACTTCTCTCATATGGCGCTTTCCTGTTCTTTTTCCACATCTCCGCTTCTGGCGACTCCCGTTCTTATAGCCGCGCGTGCCACTGCGTCTGCTACTGCTTCCACCACACGCTTATCAAACGGGTTTGGAATCACATAATCACTCGTTAATTCTTTCGGTCCGATTAAATCAGCAATGGCGCTAACCGCCGCTAATTTCATCTCCTCATTAATTTCAGAAGCGCGTACTTGCAACGCCCCTTTAAAAATTCCCGGAAAGGCGAGGACATTATTTACTTGATTTGGCAGATCGGATCTTCCCGTTGCGACGACCGTGGCTCCCGCAGCTTTGGCATCGTCCGGCATAATTTCCGGAACCGGGTTAGCGAGAGCAAATACAATAGCATTGTCGTTCATCGAGCGAACCATTTCCGGCGTTAACGCTCCGGCGACCGAAACACCAATAAATATATCGGCACCTTTAATGACATCTTTTAACGTTCCTTGGGCGCGTCCGCGATTCGTTTGCTTCGCGAGCGCTTCTTTCATTGCATTCATTCCGTATGGACGATTTTCATAAATCGCCCCTTTGGAATCGCATAAAATGATATCCCCCACTCCCATAGAAAGAAGCAGTCTCGCAATCGCGATACCAGCGGCGCCGGCTCCGTTAATGACCACCTTGCACTCGCTTAGGCTCTTTTGTACGACCTTTAGCGCATTTGTTAACCCAGCGGCTGTCACAATCGCTGTTCCATGCTGGTCATCATGAAATACAGGTATCGACAATTCTTGCTTTAAGCGTTCCTCGATCAAAAAGCAATTTGGCGCCGCAATGTCTTCCAAATTAACACCGCCAAATGTCGGTTCAAGCAATTTTATCGTCTGAACAATTTGTTCCGGATCATTCGTATTAATGCAAAGCGGCACAGCGTCAATGCCGGCAAACGCTTTAAATAAAGCGGCTTTTCCCTCCATTACAGGCATGGCAGCGCTTGCTCCAATATTCCCTAGTCCTAATACCGAAGATCCATCGGAAACAACCGCCACAAAGTTGCCTTTCATCGTATACTCATAAATCAAATCAGGATTTGCATGAATCACCTTACATGGTTCCGCCACTCCCGGCGAATAAATTACACTTAAATCATCTTTATTTTCCACGCGAACTTTGACATCTACACGCAACTTTCCTTTTGCTTGCTGATGAACAAACAGCGATTTTTCCCGAAGGTTCCGCATTTTCACTACCTAGCTACTAACTTTTTCAGTCTATTGCTGCCGCCTTAATGCCGCTTTTGGTGCTGTAATACGTGTAGTAACTAGGATTTGCACCTCCTTTTTTATTATTTTGAATATTAAGAAAAATAATAACACCATTTTTATTAATAAACAAGGGCATTATTGAAATATGCCCTTGTTCCAAAATATTTTATTGTTTAACAGCCGCAAATTTCGCTTTCGCTTCTAGACGACGGCGATGCAAAATCGGCTCGGTGTAGCCGTTTGGTTGCTCATAACCTTTAAAGATTAAATCACACGCCGCTTGGAAGGCGACGGAATTATCATAATCCGGAGCCATCGGACGATAGTTCGGGTCGCCGGCATTTTGCTCGTCAACGACTTTCGCCATCCGTTTTAACGTTTCTAACACTTGCTCTTTCGTGCAAATGCCATGATGGAGCCAGTTGGCGATATGCTGGCTGGATATCCGCAGAGTTGCTCGGTCTTCCATTAGCCCGATATTATTAATATCCGGAACTTTCGAGCAACCGATACCTTGATCGATCCAGCGCACCACATAGCCGAGTATGCCTTGGCAGTTGTTATCCAGCTCTTCTTGAATTTCTTCCGGCGTCCATTGCGGATTTTTAGCGACTGGAATCTGTAAAATTTCATCACGGTAATCTTTGCGGTCTTTCCGCAATTCATTTTGCACTTCCGCCACATTCACTTGATGGTAATGGAGCGCGTGCAGCGTCGCTGCCGTCGGCGAAGGCACCCATGCCGTATTGGCTCCGGCTTTCAGCTGTCCGCCTTTTTGTTTGAGCATTTCCGCCATCAAATCCGGCATCGCCCACATTCCTTTTCCGATTTGGGCGCGGCCTTGGAACCCAGCCGCTAAACCGATCGCAACATTAGATTTTTCATAGGCTTGCAGCCATGTCGACGATTTCATCTCGTTTTTGCGAATCATCGGTCCGGCTTCCATCGACGTATGGATTTCATCGCCAGTCCGGTCTAAAAAGCCTGTATTAATAAAGACGATGCGATCACGCACTTGGTAAATGCAGTTTTTCAAATTCAATGTCGTGCGGCGTTCTTCATCCATAACCCCGATTTTAATCGTGTTGCGTTTT is a window encoding:
- a CDS encoding DUF1273 domain-containing protein is translated as MRVLAVTGYKPYELNIFSNNHPAVSYIQLAIRQRLLPLLDEGLEWIVISGQLGVELWAAETAYDLRMEYPQLQVAILTPFLNQEERWNEMNREYYEWIVSQADFVDSITKRPYESPAQFRWKNEWIVRKSDGLLIVYDEEKEGTPKYMLEVAKRKENYAIFPITFSDLQAIIEEVQFNET
- a CDS encoding CotD family spore coat protein, giving the protein MFCRPHVVAPIIHPPQCCVQHHFGATIVPHIHPSHTTHVNHHLFQHQHYFPHTESVVNEVANQHCHFPGPGPFPPGPTPFPLGY
- a CDS encoding ribonuclease H-like domain-containing protein, which translates into the protein MSMKQKLARWKEQLASRHGASPEHADSPALEQGSLEIPFLDEWRNKQVQPFFFDEDYCLIREVVYPLDYRHGRYQLGELHHVHQRWQSAPFDHPLSCKGFEASDLFFFDTETTGLSSGTGHVIFLLGHARVYADRVVVRQHFLPHPGAEVALYQSFLSEVDYTTLVTYNGKAFDWPKVKTRHTLIRDAVPKLPAFGHFDLYHASRRMWKQKLESVRLSEVEKEILQVERKEDVPGFLAPMMYADFLSTPHPDRIFPVFRHNEHDILSLICLYIHLSNQLLDALGLDDALEQLETARWLESLGETAVAKLVYHHVSEKETKEAWQAKWQLSLLYKKEKRYEEAKAIWLELWEHGSDAWKVKAGLELAKAYEHYFRDVYEAYRYATRAYERWKTLFRTYKQGDAAKESEWTKRIERLRGKLDRNISLASAKCDRK
- a CDS encoding DEAD/DEAH box helicase, coding for MKKKNLHELIDQLRKDPNVVYWHEIEPQEANTVPMPDSLDVRLKAALEKRGIASLYTHQAAAYEAVRNGKHIVAVTPTASGKTLCYNLPVLQTIVEAEHSRALYLFPTKALAQDQKSELNEIIEEMGVPIYSYTYDGDTAPGIRQKIRQAGHIVITNPDMLHSAILPHHTKWVSLFENLRYVVIDELHTYRGVFGSHVANVIRRLKRICSFYGSKPIFICTSATIANPKELAERLTGESMTLIDNNGAPRGRKHFVFYNPPVVHPSFNIRKSATMEVNRLAKQFLENGIQTIVFARSRVRVELILSHLQELVKDRLGPKTIRGYRGGYLPKERREIEKGLRSGEIIGVVSTNALELGVDIGQLQACIMTGYPGTVASTWQQAGRAGRRHGDSIVIMVASSNPIDQYIVRHPEYFLDRSPETARINPDNMLILVDHLKCAAYELPFRQGEKFGGLEVEEVLEFLAEQKVLHYRAGKWYWMNDAFPAHNISLRSASQENVVIIDISETANHRVIGEMDRFSAMTLLHEEAIYLHEGVQYQVEKLDWEEKKAYVREVNVEYFTDANLAVQLHVLEEDRSVQRRQLSLHYGEVSVRAMATIFKKIKLSTFENIGSGPIHLPEEELHTSATWIELGEELSDIDAPLLEQVLIGISNVLRHLVPMFVMCDRSDIYVVPQIKAPHSGRPTIFVYDRYPGGVGLSEAVFERYDEMMEKVKQWVENCPCESGCPSCIGIVEGQHRLAKQRIIAFLQQLLANEKG
- a CDS encoding IclR family transcriptional regulator; amino-acid sequence: MEKENIVKSVSRALHIIDIVSSKKDGLGVTEIANQMDINKSSVYRILSTLVQYGYIEQDKETERYKLGYKFLEMSSKLLESIDLRKEAKPYLRELEKETNEVIHLVVYDQGEVIYIEKLEGTETLRMHSKVGKRAPMHCTAVGKAILAHLPPRVALEILDRKGLPKHTDFTITDKNEFLKELEKVKQKGYALDLEENEYGIRCIAVPIFDYSGSVIAAVSISGPTIRMTDERIQTLQERIQMIGKQISARLGYRQNKPVQS
- a CDS encoding NAD(P)-dependent malic enzyme translates to MRNLREKSLFVHQQAKGKLRVDVKVRVENKDDLSVIYSPGVAEPCKVIHANPDLIYEYTMKGNFVAVVSDGSSVLGLGNIGASAAMPVMEGKAALFKAFAGIDAVPLCINTNDPEQIVQTIKLLEPTFGGVNLEDIAAPNCFLIEERLKQELSIPVFHDDQHGTAIVTAAGLTNALKVVQKSLSECKVVINGAGAAGIAIARLLLSMGVGDIILCDSKGAIYENRPYGMNAMKEALAKQTNRGRAQGTLKDVIKGADIFIGVSVAGALTPEMVRSMNDNAIVFALANPVPEIMPDDAKAAGATVVATGRSDLPNQVNNVLAFPGIFKGALQVRASEINEEMKLAAVSAIADLIGPKELTSDYVIPNPFDKRVVEAVADAVARAAIRTGVARSGDVEKEQESAI